A genomic window from Equus asinus isolate D_3611 breed Donkey chromosome 25, EquAss-T2T_v2, whole genome shotgun sequence includes:
- the LOC123280562 gene encoding uncharacterized protein produces MHSDFSGASSSAGLTGVLLHVQSLEKTAESDQDSWSPLAERQGIGSCLCGAAGQHGHGTSATGWGPGKGTGEEQQFEHPQPVWMTCRDACRDLTAGGAAQPAGKNPGQEKRRGWAVWSTGSAPRWAGHHSEPSLVSDTGLRGLIPCPSQQEQHESEMLQEAHHSKSLRSSRAPGGRNRSCTVSEDGRHGSLVTPRRSHWHQGTGFLAQTPLHKGGNWGHPGQLKNSLLTFTTSWKPPPKQPENLKEKFCNIAEWLQTNAWSLSPNSTVCHLCDLGQVTQPAWFLVSSSVKLIKIITITEL; encoded by the coding sequence ATGCACTCTGACTTCTCTGGTGCATCAAGTTCAGCAGGCCTCACTGGGGTTCTTCTGCACGTGCAGTCACTGGAAAAAACAGCTGAAAGTGATCAAGACTCATGGTCCCCACTAGCTGAGAGACAAGGGATAGGCTCCTGCCTGTGCGGGGCTGCAGGGCAGCACGGCCACGGCACCTCTGCCACGGGGTGGGGACCAGGGAAGGGCACGGGGGAGGAGCAGCAGTTTGAACACCCTCAGCCTGTCTGGATGACCTGTAGGGACGCCTGCCGGGATCTGACTGCAGGAGGAGCTGCACAGCCTGCAGGGAAGAACCCAGgccaagagaagaggagaggctgggcgGTGTGGTCCACAGGCAGTGCCCCGAGGTGGGCAGGGCACCATTCTGAGCCCAGTCTGGTGTCAGACACTGGGTTACGTGGACTCATCCCGTGTCCTAGCCAGCAGGAGCAGCATGAGAGTGAGATGCTACAAGAAGCACATCATTCAAAGTCCCTGAGGAGCAGCAGAGCACCAGGTGGCAGAAACAGATCCTGCACCGTCAGTGAGGATGGTCGACATGGCAGCTTGGTCACTCCACGGCGGAGTCACTGGCATCAAGGCACTGGGTTCTTGGCACAAACACCACtacacaaaggaggaaactgggggCACCCGGGTCAGTTAAAGAACTCTCTGTTAACATTTACGACATCCTGGAAGCCTCCCCCAAAACAGCCAGagaatttaaaggagaaattctGTAATATAGCAGAGTGGTTGCAAACCAATGCTTGGAGCTTGAGTCCCAACTCTACCGTATGCcacctatgtgaccttggacaagttacacAACCTGCCTGgttcttagtttcctcatctgtaaaattaataaaaataataactatcaCAGAGTTGTAA